A single region of the Thermoanaerobacterium aotearoense genome encodes:
- the yqfD gene encoding sporulation protein YqfD produces the protein MLAIKLWNFLYGYAIIRIEGLSIERFLNIVISKNIYVWDVERTNHTTIVAKISLKGFKLLLPYTKMTNCRVYIVEKRGLPFIVFYLKRRKMLVLGAVACVVLAYLFSMFIWSIEIDGGQNISEASIISELDKLGLKAGVLKPSIDIHKIQQEFLMDEKDVAWIGIDIKGTKAIVKVVKKTAPPAVIDENVPCNIIAKKDGIIYKMTVLEGDALKKVGDTVKTGDVLVSGVIERPNTNTRFVHSMGTILARVWYEGYADVNLVQQKYKRTGRKITMTKISMGSSTLTLSSRKIDFKNYDREVRNLTSSASPIRIVNETYYETVPIEIKLTKDEAEKLAVENALKNISPAFGKDAKIVNRQEKMTMINANVLRADVIVEVIEDIGTQENINYNTEVKIERSNN, from the coding sequence TTGCTGGCTATAAAATTGTGGAATTTTTTATACGGGTATGCTATTATAAGAATAGAAGGCTTGTCGATAGAGAGATTTTTAAACATTGTTATATCTAAAAACATATATGTATGGGATGTAGAAAGGACGAATCACACCACAATAGTAGCAAAGATCAGTTTAAAAGGGTTCAAGCTTCTCTTGCCGTATACGAAAATGACGAATTGCAGGGTTTACATCGTTGAAAAAAGAGGGTTGCCGTTTATTGTCTTTTATTTAAAGAGGAGAAAAATGTTGGTTTTAGGTGCAGTAGCGTGTGTGGTGCTGGCATATCTTTTTTCGATGTTTATATGGTCTATTGAGATAGATGGTGGACAAAATATAAGTGAAGCCTCTATAATTTCAGAACTTGACAAATTGGGGCTTAAAGCTGGTGTATTAAAGCCGTCGATAGATATTCATAAGATTCAACAAGAATTTTTGATGGATGAAAAAGATGTAGCATGGATTGGCATTGACATAAAAGGCACAAAAGCAATAGTTAAGGTTGTGAAGAAAACTGCGCCACCTGCTGTAATAGATGAAAATGTGCCATGTAATATAATAGCTAAAAAAGATGGTATAATATATAAAATGACAGTATTAGAAGGCGATGCTTTAAAAAAGGTTGGAGATACAGTAAAGACGGGAGACGTCTTAGTATCTGGGGTAATAGAAAGGCCTAACACAAACACGCGGTTTGTGCATTCAATGGGTACAATACTGGCAAGAGTCTGGTATGAAGGTTACGCGGATGTTAATTTAGTGCAGCAAAAGTACAAGAGGACTGGCAGAAAGATCACTATGACGAAAATTTCAATGGGCAGCAGTACTTTAACTCTCTCATCAAGAAAAATCGATTTTAAGAATTATGATAGAGAAGTGAGAAATTTAACTTCCTCAGCTTCTCCAATAAGAATCGTAAATGAGACATATTACGAGACTGTCCCGATTGAAATAAAGCTTACAAAAGATGAAGCAGAAAAATTAGCTGTGGAAAATGCTCTTAAAAATATTTCCCCCGCTTTTGGGAAAGATGCTAAAATAGTCAATAGACAGGAAAAGATGACGATGATAAACGCAAACGTGCTGCGAGCTGACGTCATAGTGGAAGTGATAGAGGATATTGGAACGCAAGAGAACATCAATTATAATACGGAGGTAAAAATTGAAAGAAGTAACAATTGA
- a CDS encoding PhoH family protein, giving the protein MKEVTIDINNIEQAANLFGKFDENIKLIEEGMDVKIVVRDDMIKISGEEANVDGAEKVFSELIDIINSGEIITAQNVLYAMRLVNMGEEEKLKSILSDIVCITSRGKQIRCKTYGQKRYVNAIRSNEIVFGIGPAGTGKTYLAMAMAVTSLKNKEVGRIILTRPAVEAGERLGFLPGDLQEKVDPYLRPLYDALYDILGAETFQKYMEKGLIEVAPLAYMRGRTLDDSFIILDEAQNTTPEQMKMFLTRIGFGSKAVITGDVTQVDLPKGKRSGLKDVIEILNGIEGIEFVLLKEQDVIRHPLVAKIVKAYEVFEKSKKTDDAEEENSSWED; this is encoded by the coding sequence TTGAAAGAAGTAACAATTGATATCAATAATATTGAACAAGCTGCAAATTTATTTGGCAAGTTTGATGAAAATATAAAATTGATTGAAGAAGGAATGGATGTAAAGATTGTCGTCAGAGATGATATGATTAAGATCAGTGGTGAAGAAGCCAATGTGGATGGGGCAGAAAAGGTGTTTAGTGAGCTTATAGATATAATCAATAGCGGTGAGATTATAACAGCTCAAAACGTCTTATACGCCATGAGATTAGTCAATATGGGAGAGGAAGAGAAGCTAAAATCCATCTTATCTGACATTGTATGCATTACATCAAGAGGAAAACAGATAAGGTGTAAAACTTATGGTCAGAAACGCTATGTAAACGCCATAAGAAGTAATGAAATTGTCTTTGGGATTGGACCCGCAGGTACAGGAAAGACGTATCTTGCTATGGCAATGGCTGTAACATCTTTGAAAAATAAAGAAGTTGGGCGAATTATTTTGACGAGGCCTGCAGTTGAAGCAGGAGAGCGGCTGGGCTTTTTGCCAGGCGATTTGCAAGAGAAGGTTGATCCGTATTTAAGACCGCTGTACGATGCGTTATACGACATTCTTGGAGCTGAAACATTTCAAAAATACATGGAAAAGGGACTTATTGAAGTTGCTCCGTTGGCGTATATGAGGGGCAGAACTTTGGACGATTCATTTATAATACTTGATGAAGCTCAAAATACTACTCCAGAGCAAATGAAGATGTTTTTAACAAGGATTGGATTTGGATCTAAGGCGGTTATAACGGGCGACGTTACACAGGTGGATTTGCCTAAAGGAAAAAGATCTGGACTTAAAGATGTCATTGAAATTTTAAATGGTATAGAAGGCATAGAATTTGTTTTACTAAAAGAGCAGGATGTTATAAGACATCCCCTTGTTGCTAAGATAGTAAAAGCTTATGAAGTGTTTGAAAAGTCTAAAAAAACTGATGATGCGGAAGAAGAAAATTCTTCTTGGGAGGATTAA
- a CDS encoding HD family phosphohydrolase, which yields MHIKDMPIRKIFLSQKAYLIYITTIYIIVSIFLFYTAITPPKIDIKAGDVAQIDIKAPKDIVDNLATQKKIQEAMNSVNPKYDYDENVAQESYIKLTDFFNKLRSVRKSSGQIDEKISTLRETLPIKLDDQSLKVLLSAEDNTIIAVESLAISTEKATMSRQITDDALSGALSSVKSVVDSSDLSQDLKPIVYKILSSVISPNMIYNATETEMARKEAASKVEPVVYKKGQNIIVSGEVVTNDQIQVLKALGLLKNNSRVDFAMLSGIIVLLGVSLFIAGYYIIKLNKKVREKYAYIQILYLLGIIYYFIVIALKNINPLLIPSELIALSVSAILDPFIAVTLNTFFSIISGMMLNFNQAFFVMSIFGGTIGAIKMANSRQRIDFVKAGIYISAANTLSILGVGLINSNNILSVLENSLWGIISGAFSVILAIGLLPFWESGFDIITPLKLLELSNPNNPLLKKLMMDAPGTYHHSIIVANLAEAGSDAIGANSLLTRVGAYYHDIGKVKRPYFFKENQFTDENLHDKISPDLSSLVITSHVKDGVELAKKYKLPEDIINLIREHHGTSLVKYFYSKALKTDDLCEEDSFRYPGPKPQTKESAILMLADSIEAAVRSLHDPTDDEIETMVNKIIDDRLKDGQLNESNLTLKDIKDLSKSFLTSLNGIFHRRIEYPEIENNKAEVLQ from the coding sequence ATGCATATAAAGGACATGCCGATTAGAAAAATATTTTTAAGTCAAAAGGCATATTTGATATATATTACAACTATATACATCATTGTATCGATATTTTTGTTTTACACAGCCATAACGCCGCCTAAAATCGATATAAAAGCTGGAGACGTTGCTCAGATAGATATTAAAGCACCGAAGGACATTGTTGACAATTTGGCAACACAAAAAAAGATTCAAGAAGCCATGAACAGTGTAAATCCTAAATACGATTACGATGAAAATGTTGCACAAGAATCTTACATTAAGCTTACTGATTTTTTTAATAAACTTAGGAGCGTTAGAAAGTCCAGCGGCCAGATTGACGAAAAAATTAGCACATTAAGAGAAACATTGCCAATTAAACTTGACGACCAATCTCTTAAAGTTTTGCTTTCTGCTGAAGACAATACGATAATTGCGGTGGAATCTTTAGCTATTTCAACTGAGAAAGCTACTATGTCACGTCAGATTACAGATGATGCTTTATCTGGTGCATTAAGCAGCGTAAAAAGTGTTGTAGATAGTTCAGATCTGAGCCAAGATCTAAAGCCGATAGTATATAAAATACTATCTTCTGTCATATCTCCTAATATGATATACAATGCAACTGAGACTGAGATGGCAAGAAAAGAAGCTGCTTCAAAGGTAGAGCCTGTCGTCTATAAGAAAGGGCAGAATATCATCGTAAGCGGTGAAGTAGTGACAAACGATCAAATTCAGGTCTTAAAAGCATTGGGACTTCTTAAAAATAACAGCAGAGTAGATTTTGCTATGCTGTCTGGCATCATCGTCTTATTGGGCGTATCTTTATTTATTGCTGGCTATTATATAATTAAGCTTAATAAAAAAGTGAGGGAGAAGTACGCGTATATCCAAATACTTTACCTTTTGGGTATAATATATTATTTCATAGTTATAGCATTGAAAAACATAAATCCGTTGCTTATTCCATCAGAGCTTATCGCCCTGTCTGTTTCGGCCATATTAGATCCTTTTATTGCCGTAACGCTTAATACATTCTTTTCTATTATAAGTGGCATGATGCTAAATTTTAATCAGGCTTTCTTTGTAATGTCCATATTTGGAGGGACAATTGGAGCAATAAAGATGGCTAATTCAAGGCAGAGAATCGATTTTGTCAAAGCTGGCATATATATAAGTGCTGCCAATACATTGTCCATATTAGGAGTGGGGCTTATTAATAGCAATAATATTTTATCTGTTTTAGAGAATAGCCTTTGGGGAATAATTAGCGGTGCTTTTAGTGTCATATTAGCCATTGGATTACTTCCATTTTGGGAATCTGGTTTTGACATCATAACGCCTTTAAAATTGCTGGAGCTTTCAAATCCAAATAATCCTTTGCTGAAGAAGCTGATGATGGATGCCCCTGGCACATATCATCACAGCATAATAGTTGCTAATTTGGCTGAAGCAGGTTCTGATGCAATTGGTGCCAACAGCCTATTGACACGAGTTGGGGCATATTACCATGATATAGGCAAAGTAAAAAGACCGTATTTTTTCAAAGAAAATCAATTTACGGATGAAAATTTGCATGATAAAATATCGCCAGATTTAAGTTCACTGGTGATTACGTCTCACGTTAAAGACGGCGTTGAGCTTGCTAAAAAATATAAGTTACCTGAAGATATAATAAATTTAATACGAGAACACCATGGTACATCTCTCGTAAAATATTTTTACAGTAAAGCATTAAAGACAGATGATTTATGTGAAGAGGACTCGTTTAGGTATCCGGGCCCAAAACCTCAGACTAAGGAATCTGCAATTTTAATGTTGGCAGATTCCATTGAAGCTGCTGTAAGGTCCCTTCACGATCCTACAGACGATGAGATTGAAACTATGGTCAACAAAATAATCGACGACAGATTGAAAGATGGTCAGCTTAATGAAAGCAATTTGACTTTAAAGGACATAAAGGATTTGTCAAAATCATTTTTGACGTCTTTAAACGGAATATTTCACCGCAGGATAGAGTATCCTGAAATAGAAAATAATAAGGCAGAGGTGTTACAATGA
- the ybeY gene encoding rRNA maturation RNase YbeY — protein sequence MNILIDNRQDKVDAKGLDKIVEDVVRTALEVEGVVDDVEVSVSFVDNEEIHKLNKYYRNVDRETDVLSFPLVEFEEIYTDIDEEDDDLDEVQPIGDIVISLEKAKQQAEEYGHSFIREVAYLTAHSMFHLMGYDHETEDEKKIMREKEEEVMRRLKIER from the coding sequence ATGAATATTTTAATTGATAATAGGCAGGATAAAGTTGATGCAAAAGGATTGGATAAGATAGTGGAAGATGTGGTGCGGACAGCGTTGGAAGTTGAGGGCGTTGTCGATGATGTGGAGGTAAGCGTATCTTTTGTTGACAATGAGGAGATCCACAAGTTAAACAAGTATTACAGAAATGTCGATAGAGAAACTGATGTATTGTCTTTTCCACTGGTGGAGTTTGAAGAAATTTACACAGATATAGATGAAGAAGATGATGATTTAGATGAAGTACAACCTATAGGCGACATAGTAATTTCTTTGGAGAAGGCGAAGCAGCAAGCTGAAGAATACGGACATTCTTTTATAAGGGAAGTCGCATACCTTACAGCCCACAGCATGTTTCATTTAATGGGATACGATCATGAAACAGAAGACGAAAAAAAGATAATGAGGGAAAAAGAAGAAGAAGTTATGAGACGTCTAAAAATAGAAAGGTGA
- a CDS encoding diacylglycerol kinase, whose product MKIKKLIDSFNYAIEGIIYAFKTEKNMKIHFVAALFVLVLSLFYNFSKLEMIAIIVTISLVLIAEMINTAIETIVDLITDEYHALAKIAKDVAAGAVLISALNAVFVAYLLFFHRLNPWVNILLTKIKSSPAHVTFIALIVVMILTIILKAYFGKGTPLRGGLPSGHSAIAFCLATASTFISKNILLSTISFIMAFLVAQSRVEGKIHSAFQVVVGAIIGILITVLFFQIFK is encoded by the coding sequence TTGAAGATAAAAAAATTGATAGATAGTTTTAATTATGCCATAGAAGGAATCATATACGCATTTAAAACAGAAAAAAACATGAAAATACACTTTGTGGCGGCACTTTTTGTATTAGTTTTAAGTCTGTTTTACAATTTCAGCAAACTTGAGATGATAGCTATAATAGTCACAATATCTCTTGTCTTAATCGCTGAAATGATAAATACGGCTATAGAGACTATAGTCGATTTAATAACTGATGAATACCATGCTTTAGCTAAAATAGCTAAAGATGTGGCTGCTGGTGCTGTGTTGATATCTGCATTAAACGCTGTATTTGTGGCATACTTATTATTTTTTCATAGACTTAATCCTTGGGTTAATATTTTGCTTACAAAGATAAAAAGCTCTCCAGCCCATGTTACATTCATTGCGCTCATAGTTGTAATGATATTGACTATAATCTTAAAAGCTTATTTTGGCAAAGGAACACCACTAAGAGGTGGACTGCCAAGTGGGCACAGTGCAATTGCTTTTTGTCTTGCAACAGCATCAACATTTATATCTAAAAATATACTTTTATCAACCATAAGTTTCATTATGGCTTTTTTAGTGGCACAAAGCAGAGTTGAAGGCAAAATACATTCTGCTTTTCAGGTAGTAGTAGGCGCCATTATTGGAATACTTATAACAGTATTGTTCTTTCAAATTTTTAAATAA
- the era gene encoding GTPase Era, which produces MSFKSGFAALIGRTNVGKSTLLNALLNEKVAITSDKPQTTRNTIQGILTGEDYQVIFIDTPGIHKPKHKLSEFMIESVKKTLAEVDLVIYMVEPDVEVGPGDKYIIDHLINIDTPVILVINKIDAVSHETVDMSIQMFKQLYNFKDVLPISALKNMNIDLLKHTIVSYMPEGPQYFPSDYITDRPEKFLVSEIIREKILNYLEDEVPHGVYVEVDSMKTREDKDILDIEAFIYCEKESHKAIIIGKNGQMLRRIGSSARIELESLFGQKIYLDLWVKVRKGWRDNVSILRNFGYVIDKN; this is translated from the coding sequence ATGTCATTTAAGTCAGGATTTGCTGCATTGATTGGAAGAACTAATGTCGGTAAATCTACTCTATTAAACGCGTTGCTAAACGAAAAAGTGGCTATAACTTCAGACAAACCGCAAACAACCAGAAATACTATCCAAGGTATTTTGACAGGTGAAGACTATCAAGTGATTTTTATTGATACACCAGGTATACACAAGCCAAAACACAAATTAAGCGAATTCATGATTGAATCCGTAAAAAAAACTTTGGCAGAAGTAGATTTAGTAATCTACATGGTGGAGCCAGATGTTGAAGTAGGACCGGGTGATAAATATATAATCGATCACCTTATAAATATTGATACACCAGTAATTTTAGTCATAAATAAGATAGACGCAGTTTCCCATGAAACTGTAGATATGTCCATACAGATGTTTAAGCAGCTATATAATTTTAAGGATGTACTGCCGATATCTGCTTTAAAAAATATGAACATAGATCTTTTAAAACACACAATAGTATCGTATATGCCAGAAGGGCCGCAATACTTTCCAAGCGATTATATAACAGATAGGCCTGAGAAGTTTCTCGTATCCGAAATAATAAGGGAAAAAATCTTGAATTACCTTGAGGATGAGGTACCACACGGCGTATACGTGGAAGTTGACTCAATGAAAACAAGAGAAGACAAAGACATATTGGACATAGAAGCATTTATATATTGCGAGAAAGAGTCCCATAAGGCTATAATCATAGGGAAAAACGGACAAATGCTAAGAAGGATAGGAAGCAGTGCCAGAATAGAGTTGGAAAGTTTATTTGGGCAAAAAATATATTTAGATCTGTGGGTAAAGGTGAGAAAAGGTTGGAGAGATAATGTCAGCATTTTAAGGAATTTTGGTTATGTGATTGACAAAAATTGA
- the deoC gene encoding deoxyribose-phosphate aldolase: MEIAKMIDHTLLKPDATDSDIKKLADEAKEYGFASVCVNPSHVKLVADALKGSDVKVCTVIGFPLGANTTETKVFETKEAISNGANEIDMVLNIGKLKSGDYDYVKKDIEAVTKAAKSFGEIVVKVILETCYLTDDEKVKACEITVDAGADFVKTSTGFGSGGATVHDVELMRKTVGENFGVKASGGVRTADFAKEIVKAGANRIGTSSGIQIVKGW, translated from the coding sequence GTGGAAATTGCAAAGATGATAGATCATACTTTATTAAAACCGGATGCAACGGATTCTGATATTAAAAAATTGGCTGATGAAGCTAAGGAATATGGTTTTGCGTCTGTGTGCGTAAACCCAAGCCATGTAAAACTTGTAGCTGATGCCTTAAAAGGCAGTGATGTAAAGGTATGTACAGTTATCGGTTTTCCTCTTGGCGCTAATACGACTGAAACTAAGGTATTTGAAACAAAAGAAGCCATATCAAATGGAGCAAATGAAATAGACATGGTCTTAAACATAGGCAAACTAAAATCTGGTGACTACGATTATGTGAAAAAGGACATAGAAGCGGTGACAAAGGCAGCTAAATCATTTGGAGAAATCGTAGTTAAAGTCATCTTGGAGACATGTTATCTTACTGATGATGAAAAAGTAAAAGCCTGCGAGATTACTGTTGATGCAGGAGCAGATTTTGTAAAAACATCAACTGGTTTTGGCAGTGGTGGCGCAACTGTGCACGATGTTGAATTGATGAGGAAAACTGTTGGCGAAAATTTTGGCGTTAAAGCATCAGGCGGTGTAAGAACTGCAGATTTTGCTAAAGAAATCGTAAAAGCAGGTGCTAATAGAATTGGTACAAGCTCTGGCATTCAAATTGTAAAAGGGTGGTAA
- the recO gene encoding DNA repair protein RecO, translated as MKFIKTESIVLKSRLIGESDKVVTLFTKSNGKIDAIAKGARNSKSRFLGSSHPFSIGYYVLFEGQNYYYIDQWELIHSFLKIDDDILKLSYASYFADIIYKLMEENEKNTNIYNLLKYSMFLLERGFVDSDLISITFCLKFVTFMGYMPEVHHCLSCGRNDNIMYFSPLKGGVLCRDCKASSDDIFYIKRETLNMLRYLLSNGFGNIAKLRIQKNTLAELDKIVTDYMSVHFDKNFQSKYFLDKLKNI; from the coding sequence ATGAAATTTATAAAAACAGAGTCTATTGTCTTAAAAAGCAGGCTAATAGGCGAATCAGACAAAGTTGTCACACTTTTCACAAAGTCAAATGGCAAGATAGACGCAATAGCAAAAGGTGCAAGGAACTCAAAAAGCAGATTTTTGGGTTCCTCACATCCTTTTTCAATAGGATATTATGTTTTATTTGAAGGGCAAAATTACTATTATATCGATCAGTGGGAGTTAATCCATTCTTTCTTAAAAATAGACGATGACATTTTGAAGCTTTCTTACGCATCGTATTTTGCAGATATCATTTATAAACTGATGGAAGAAAATGAGAAGAACACAAACATATACAATCTATTAAAGTATTCAATGTTTTTGCTGGAAAGAGGTTTTGTCGATAGCGATTTGATTTCAATCACTTTTTGTCTGAAGTTTGTTACATTTATGGGATATATGCCTGAAGTACACCACTGTTTATCGTGCGGCAGAAATGATAACATTATGTATTTTTCGCCATTAAAAGGTGGTGTATTGTGCAGAGATTGTAAAGCAAGCAGTGACGACATATTCTACATAAAAAGAGAAACACTAAATATGTTAAGGTATTTGCTTAGCAATGGTTTTGGCAATATTGCAAAACTTAGGATACAAAAGAATACATTAGCCGAATTAGATAAAATAGTTACTGATTACATGAGTGTTCATTTCGACAAAAATTTTCAGTCAAAATATTTTTTAGACAAGTTAAAAAATATTTAG
- a CDS encoding DUF4342 domain-containing protein codes for MDNELEKIDQIVARTGVSYKEAKEALEKCNGDVVDALIYIEENKKNWTESISVAGSEVIDKIKEIVKKGNVTKIRIKKDDNVILEVPVTAGAISAIIVPQLTVIGAALAFFTNCTVEIERPNKEITVLKEEKE; via the coding sequence ATGGATAATGAGCTTGAAAAGATCGATCAGATTGTGGCCAGAACGGGTGTAAGCTACAAAGAAGCAAAGGAAGCATTAGAAAAGTGCAATGGTGATGTGGTGGATGCTCTTATATACATTGAAGAAAACAAAAAGAATTGGACAGAGAGCATATCGGTTGCAGGTTCTGAAGTAATCGACAAGATAAAAGAAATTGTTAAAAAAGGCAATGTCACAAAGATAAGAATAAAAAAAGACGACAACGTGATACTTGAGGTACCTGTCACTGCCGGAGCCATATCAGCCATCATAGTTCCTCAGCTTACTGTCATAGGCGCTGCATTGGCATTTTTTACAAACTGTACTGTTGAGATAGAAAGACCAAATAAAGAGATAACTGTATTGAAAGAAGAAAAAGAATAA
- a CDS encoding glycine--tRNA ligase: MAFDVTMDKIVSLAKNRGFIFPGSEIYGGLANTWDYGPLGVEFKNNVKKAWWRKFIQESQYNVGIDCAILMNPETWVASGHVGGFSDPLMDCKECKSRFRADKLVEDYLKEHGEEKNVDGWTNERLKQFIDENNVPCPVCGAHNFTDIRKFNLMFKTFQGVTEDSKSEIYLRPETAQGIFVNFKNVLRTSRKKIPFGIGQIGKSFRNEITPGNFTFRTREFEQMELEFFCKPGEDLEWFNYWKEFCMNWLLNLGLKKENLRFRDHSKEELSHYSNATTDIEYKFPFGWGELWGIADRTDFDLRRHMEHSGADLTYFDPVTNEKYIPYCIEPSVGADRVALAFLIDAYNEEVVEENDTRVVLKLHPALSPIKAAVLPLSKKLGENAYKLYDELRKDFVVDYDETGSIGKRYRRQDEIGTPYCITYDFDSLNDESVTVRDRDTMQQIRIKINEVKPYLESKLKI; encoded by the coding sequence ATGGCTTTTGATGTAACCATGGATAAGATAGTATCTCTTGCAAAGAATCGCGGCTTTATATTTCCTGGCTCTGAGATTTATGGAGGTTTGGCAAACACATGGGACTACGGTCCGCTTGGTGTTGAATTTAAAAACAATGTAAAAAAAGCTTGGTGGAGGAAGTTTATACAGGAAAGTCAGTATAACGTAGGTATAGACTGTGCAATACTGATGAATCCTGAAACATGGGTAGCATCTGGACATGTTGGAGGGTTTAGCGATCCTCTGATGGACTGTAAAGAGTGTAAATCTAGATTTCGCGCTGATAAGCTTGTGGAAGATTATTTAAAAGAGCATGGAGAAGAAAAAAATGTAGACGGTTGGACGAATGAAAGATTAAAACAATTTATAGATGAAAACAACGTGCCTTGTCCAGTTTGCGGTGCTCATAATTTTACGGATATCAGGAAATTCAATCTGATGTTTAAGACGTTTCAAGGCGTTACTGAAGATTCTAAATCAGAAATATACTTAAGGCCCGAAACTGCACAAGGAATATTTGTCAACTTTAAAAATGTGCTTAGGACATCAAGAAAAAAGATACCGTTTGGGATAGGACAAATTGGCAAATCATTCAGAAATGAGATTACGCCTGGAAACTTTACTTTTAGAACGAGAGAATTTGAACAGATGGAATTGGAGTTTTTCTGCAAACCTGGTGAAGATTTAGAATGGTTTAATTATTGGAAAGAGTTTTGCATGAATTGGCTTTTGAATTTAGGCTTGAAAAAAGAAAACTTGAGGTTTAGAGATCACAGCAAGGAAGAACTTTCACATTACAGCAATGCTACTACAGACATAGAATACAAATTTCCATTTGGATGGGGTGAGTTGTGGGGTATAGCTGACAGAACTGATTTCGATCTTAGGCGTCATATGGAACATTCAGGGGCAGATTTAACGTATTTTGACCCTGTCACAAATGAAAAGTACATACCATACTGCATTGAGCCATCTGTAGGGGCTGACAGAGTAGCTTTGGCATTTTTGATAGATGCTTACAATGAAGAAGTAGTGGAAGAAAATGACACAAGAGTCGTTTTAAAATTGCATCCTGCATTGTCACCGATAAAGGCAGCAGTTCTTCCTTTGTCTAAAAAGTTAGGCGAAAATGCTTATAAATTGTATGATGAACTAAGAAAAGATTTTGTGGTTGATTACGATGAGACAGGAAGCATTGGCAAGAGATATAGAAGACAGGATGAAATAGGAACACCATACTGCATAACGTACGACTTTGATTCATTAAATGATGAATCGGTGACGGTAAGGGATAGAGATACGATGCAGCAAATAAGGATTAAGATAAATGAAGTAAAGCCGTATTTGGAATCTAAATTAAAAATATAA
- a CDS encoding pyruvate, water dikinase regulatory protein, producing MDENVAIYLVSDSSIDTAEHVAAIAASRFGTNISQIKKFPYVGDKNQIDEIVIDASNNKNSLIIHTMVVDELKRYLLNKARQYDLRIVDVMGPIMDAIEGTTGIAPSELFFHKRKLDEDYFRKMDAIEFAVKHDDGKDVNGLLLADVVILGVSRTSKTPLCMYLAHKYIKAANFPLVPEVDPPKELFEIDHNKIFGLMINIDNLVEIRKERLKSLGLDSKAVYAAKDRIIKELNYAKEVMERLDCTVIDVTNKAVEETASIILNKINKGGL from the coding sequence GTGGATGAGAATGTTGCCATTTATCTTGTATCAGACTCAAGCATTGATACGGCGGAACATGTAGCAGCCATAGCCGCGTCCAGATTTGGCACCAATATAAGTCAAATCAAAAAGTTTCCTTATGTTGGTGATAAAAACCAGATAGATGAAATAGTAATAGATGCTTCTAATAATAAGAATAGCCTTATCATACATACAATGGTAGTCGATGAATTAAAACGATACCTTCTGAATAAAGCGAGGCAATATGATTTGCGCATCGTCGATGTGATGGGGCCTATTATGGATGCTATAGAAGGTACTACCGGTATTGCGCCTTCAGAATTGTTTTTTCATAAGCGCAAACTTGATGAAGACTACTTTAGAAAGATGGATGCGATTGAGTTTGCAGTAAAACATGATGATGGAAAAGATGTAAACGGCCTATTGTTGGCCGATGTAGTGATATTAGGTGTTTCAAGGACATCAAAGACGCCATTATGTATGTACCTTGCGCATAAATACATTAAAGCTGCAAATTTTCCGCTGGTACCTGAAGTGGATCCGCCAAAAGAGCTGTTTGAAATAGATCACAACAAAATATTTGGTCTTATGATAAATATTGATAATTTAGTAGAAATACGAAAAGAAAGGCTAAAATCATTGGGGTTGGATTCTAAGGCAGTTTATGCTGCTAAAGATAGAATCATAAAAGAGCTTAACTACGCTAAGGAGGTGATGGAGCGGTTAGATTGTACAGTGATTGATGTAACGAATAAAGCTGTGGAGGAAACAGCAAGCATAATATTAAATAAAATCAATAAAGGAGGACTATAA